A DNA window from Chryseobacterium sp. MEBOG06 contains the following coding sequences:
- a CDS encoding TetR/AcrR family transcriptional regulator has protein sequence MAKGEETRQFIVEKAAPIFNTKGIAATSMSDIMEATKLSKGSMYVHFENKEVLACAAVDHNMKMLSNQLQKALSKAKTSKEQLLAYIDFFSDPNHPPLIGGCPLLNFGTEADDTNPVVKEKVNHAIKQGQELLSGIIEQGIKNNEFRADWNSGDFAAVLFAMLEGGHLMSRMSGNNSKMQVIINTLKNLIEENSV, from the coding sequence ATGGCAAAAGGAGAAGAAACCAGACAGTTTATTGTAGAAAAAGCCGCCCCTATTTTTAATACAAAAGGGATCGCTGCTACTTCTATGAGTGATATCATGGAGGCTACCAAGTTGTCTAAAGGCAGTATGTACGTTCATTTTGAAAATAAAGAAGTTCTTGCCTGTGCCGCAGTTGATCACAATATGAAAATGCTCAGTAATCAATTACAAAAGGCATTAAGCAAGGCTAAAACTTCTAAAGAGCAGTTATTGGCATACATCGATTTTTTTAGTGACCCTAACCATCCGCCTTTGATTGGAGGTTGTCCCTTATTGAATTTTGGAACGGAAGCTGACGATACCAATCCGGTTGTTAAGGAAAAAGTAAATCATGCTATTAAGCAAGGGCAGGAATTGCTTTCAGGCATTATTGAACAGGGAATTAAAAACAATGAATTTAGAGCAGACTGGAATTCGGGAGATTTTGCAGCGGTTCTGTTTGCCATGCTTGAAGGCGGACACTTAATGTCTAGAATGTCCGGCAATAATAGCAAAATGCAGGTAATCATCAATACGCTTAAAAATTTAATAGAAGAAAACAGTGTGTAA
- a CDS encoding HAD-IA family hydrolase: MNIQLLVLDMAGTTIDEDNVVYKTLAKAVNSYGYDVTLEKVLEICAGMEKAEAIRNLLENIGGNTDDTDAIFENFSDDLALAYEELEVKPIDNVESFLKKVKSADKKVVLNTGYTKKVAQQLLSKLAWQKNVHFDDLITADDVFESRPSPQMIRLAMSKFGITDPKEVMKAGDSAIDIEEGKNAGCGITIAVLSGAQTREQLEAAQPDYILNNISEAEKILL; encoded by the coding sequence ATGAATATACAATTACTGGTTCTGGATATGGCCGGAACAACGATAGATGAAGACAATGTAGTATATAAAACACTTGCCAAAGCCGTGAACAGTTACGGGTATGATGTCACCCTGGAAAAAGTACTTGAAATCTGTGCCGGAATGGAAAAAGCAGAAGCCATCAGAAACCTTCTTGAAAATATTGGCGGAAATACCGATGATACCGATGCTATTTTTGAAAATTTCTCGGATGATCTTGCTCTTGCCTATGAGGAACTGGAGGTGAAGCCTATTGACAATGTCGAAAGTTTCTTAAAGAAAGTAAAATCCGCTGATAAAAAAGTAGTTTTAAATACGGGTTATACCAAAAAAGTGGCTCAACAGCTGTTGTCAAAATTAGCATGGCAGAAAAATGTTCATTTTGACGACCTTATCACTGCTGATGATGTTTTTGAAAGCAGACCAAGTCCGCAAATGATCAGACTGGCCATGTCAAAATTCGGGATTACAGATCCTAAAGAAGTAATGAAAGCAGGAGATTCCGCCATCGATATTGAAGAGGGTAAAAATGCAGGATGCGGAATAACCATTGCAGTACTGAGCGGCGCACAGACAAGAGAACAGCTAGAAGCTGCGCAACCGGATTATATCTTAAACAATATTTCAGAAGCTGAAAAAATTCTTCTTTAA
- a CDS encoding TIGR03364 family FAD-dependent oxidoreductase: MNHQYDLIVVGGGVLGTFHAYHALQKNLKVAVLERNSVPQGATVRNFGQVVPSGMDIKWQNFGKESLHIYKDLQSKTDLTVRQNGSVYIASNDEELQLIEELFQINKNNDYESVLLSKNECIQKFDGLRSDYCKGGLFFPQEISVDSSEMIVKLHQYLKNHKELDLFYNTTVVETFENNTHCTAVTADGRKITASKIIICGGHEFKTMYPEIFNESDLEISKLQMLQTKPQGIYSLPGNILTGLSIRRYESFSECSSFRKIKEAEDSNSFEKKFGIHILFKQALDGSVIIGDSHEYADAKNADDLGYDLNMDIDEFMIQEAKKIINLPTYAIQKRWFGIYSQCKTKDIFEHNISPNIHIITGIGGKGMTGSGGFSKFNINTIFS; encoded by the coding sequence ATGAATCATCAATATGACCTTATCGTAGTAGGTGGTGGAGTTTTAGGAACATTTCATGCCTATCACGCTTTACAGAAAAACCTGAAAGTTGCTGTTTTGGAAAGAAATTCTGTTCCGCAGGGGGCAACCGTAAGAAACTTCGGGCAGGTAGTTCCTTCGGGAATGGATATCAAATGGCAGAACTTCGGCAAAGAAAGCCTGCATATTTATAAAGATCTTCAGTCTAAAACGGATCTTACCGTTCGTCAGAACGGCTCTGTTTATATCGCTTCTAATGACGAAGAGCTTCAGCTGATTGAGGAACTTTTTCAGATCAACAAAAACAATGATTATGAGTCTGTGCTTCTTTCTAAGAATGAATGCATTCAGAAATTTGACGGATTAAGATCAGACTACTGTAAAGGCGGGTTGTTTTTTCCTCAGGAAATCTCAGTTGACTCCAGTGAGATGATTGTTAAACTTCATCAATATTTAAAAAACCATAAAGAATTAGATTTATTTTACAACACAACTGTAGTAGAAACTTTTGAAAATAATACCCATTGTACAGCGGTTACAGCAGACGGAAGAAAAATAACGGCATCTAAAATAATAATATGCGGCGGCCATGAATTTAAAACAATGTATCCTGAAATATTTAACGAGAGTGATCTTGAAATAAGCAAACTGCAGATGCTTCAGACCAAACCTCAGGGGATCTATTCACTTCCCGGAAATATCCTCACCGGACTTTCAATCAGAAGGTATGAATCTTTCAGCGAGTGTTCCTCTTTCCGTAAAATAAAAGAAGCTGAAGACTCCAACTCTTTTGAAAAGAAATTCGGAATTCATATTCTCTTCAAACAGGCTTTAGATGGCTCTGTCATCATTGGCGATTCCCACGAATACGCTGATGCAAAAAATGCAGACGATCTGGGCTATGATCTAAATATGGATATTGACGAATTTATGATTCAGGAAGCTAAAAAAATCATTAATCTCCCTACCTATGCCATTCAGAAAAGATGGTTCGGAATCTACTCCCAATGCAAAACAAAGGATATTTTCGAGCATAATATTTCTCCGAATATTCATATCATAACAGGAATCGGTGGTAAAGGAATGACCGGAAGCGGTGGTTTTTCAAAATTTAATATCAATACAATTTTTTCTTAA
- a CDS encoding alkaline phosphatase family protein, with protein sequence MKTKLLSVLGLSAALISAQTKKVLFIGIDGCRADVMMSSNTPNIKGLLPTAIYSLDAITAAPTWSGNGWSTMLTGVWHNKHNVQDNSFTNPNFTNYPDFMTRIETFNPNLRTISLVNWTPINNTIIQNADVKTNSGTDLAVKNAAVQALQSDNPDVLFVDFDDVDHAGHSYGFSSAVPQYVSAMQTTDSYIGEILTAMKSRSNFNNEDWLVVVTTDHGAVDNAHGGGNLSERNIFSIYSNPSFSSQQISKTQIQNSKTFNQLNFPAGTYAKPASQSSFNFGANQDFTIEFWVKPNAGYSSDPVMIGNKNWNSGTNKGFVISGYSGQTLKMNIGDGTNRLDLVGGKVNTNQWKHIAVSFDRDGLATLYEDGVPVTFGKMNTIGDINSNLPLTFNQDGTNTYGVNLAASYKDVRIWKTALPKEVIVQYANQDVTSSHPYYNQLLANYKMNETSGSTLTDSGPLSNNASITGSPTRNLQTTEVFTIQNYLDTPRQTDHFPTVLNWFCIPVMSSWGIDGTSRIPACDLNSLSVNEQSSNAGSNFKIYPNPANSEINIKFKSVENKINIHIIDFSGKVLVTKAAASSTGNYEEMINISNLTNGSYFIVVTEGSKRIQKTFIKK encoded by the coding sequence ATGAAAACAAAACTTCTTTCTGTTTTGGGACTCTCTGCTGCCCTTATAAGCGCACAAACCAAAAAAGTATTATTCATTGGGATCGACGGATGCAGAGCAGACGTTATGATGTCTTCAAACACCCCTAATATCAAAGGTTTATTACCTACTGCTATTTATTCTCTGGATGCCATCACTGCTGCACCTACCTGGAGTGGGAATGGCTGGAGTACCATGCTGACCGGAGTATGGCACAACAAACACAATGTACAGGATAATAGTTTTACTAATCCAAACTTTACCAATTATCCTGATTTTATGACAAGAATTGAGACTTTTAACCCAAACCTGAGAACTATTTCACTGGTTAACTGGACTCCTATTAATAATACGATTATTCAGAATGCGGATGTAAAGACCAATTCGGGTACAGACCTCGCAGTAAAAAATGCCGCAGTGCAGGCTTTACAAAGTGATAATCCGGATGTCCTTTTTGTAGATTTTGACGATGTGGACCATGCGGGACATTCTTACGGATTCTCTTCAGCAGTCCCTCAGTATGTTAGCGCAATGCAGACTACCGACTCATATATCGGGGAAATTCTTACCGCGATGAAGAGCAGAAGTAACTTCAATAACGAAGACTGGCTGGTTGTAGTGACCACTGATCATGGAGCTGTAGACAACGCTCACGGTGGTGGGAACCTTTCTGAAAGGAATATTTTTTCAATTTACTCAAACCCTTCTTTTTCGTCACAGCAAATCAGTAAAACACAAATTCAGAATTCAAAGACCTTCAATCAATTGAATTTTCCTGCGGGAACTTACGCTAAACCAGCCTCTCAGAGTAGTTTTAATTTCGGAGCCAATCAGGATTTCACCATTGAATTCTGGGTTAAACCTAATGCAGGCTACAGTAGTGATCCCGTTATGATCGGTAATAAAAACTGGAATAGCGGTACCAATAAAGGCTTTGTAATTTCAGGGTATTCAGGACAGACCTTGAAAATGAATATAGGGGACGGAACCAACAGACTGGATTTGGTGGGAGGAAAAGTGAATACCAATCAGTGGAAGCATATTGCTGTAAGCTTTGATCGTGACGGCCTGGCCACACTGTATGAAGACGGAGTTCCTGTAACTTTCGGGAAAATGAACACTATCGGAGATATCAATTCCAATCTTCCTCTTACCTTCAATCAGGACGGCACGAATACTTACGGAGTAAATCTTGCAGCTTCTTATAAAGACGTCAGGATCTGGAAAACGGCACTCCCTAAGGAGGTTATTGTTCAGTATGCCAATCAGGACGTTACCAGCTCACATCCTTATTATAATCAGCTTCTGGCCAATTATAAAATGAATGAAACTTCCGGCAGTACACTCACTGATTCCGGGCCTCTTAGTAACAACGCATCGATAACGGGTTCACCAACAAGAAACCTTCAAACCACAGAAGTTTTTACTATTCAGAATTATTTAGACACCCCGCGTCAGACAGACCACTTCCCTACTGTTTTGAACTGGTTTTGTATTCCTGTAATGTCTTCCTGGGGCATAGACGGAACAAGCAGAATTCCGGCATGTGATCTGAATAGCTTATCTGTAAACGAGCAGAGCAGCAATGCTGGATCAAATTTTAAAATCTATCCTAATCCGGCTAACAGCGAAATTAATATAAAATTCAAATCAGTTGAAAATAAAATCAACATTCATATTATTGATTTTTCCGGAAAAGTTCTTGTAACAAAAGCGGCAGCTTCATCCACAGGAAATTATGAGGAAATGATCAATATTTCCAATCTTACCAATGGTTCTTATTTTATAGTGGTAACAGAAGGAAGCAAAAGAATTCAAAAAACATTCATTAAAAAGTAA
- a CDS encoding glutathione peroxidase — MKKILFIGMMLITIVSLSSFIKSGDSTGSKPPKSIYDFKVESIDGKQIDFSKYKGKYILIVNTASKCGYTPQYKGLEQLYKEYGDKLVIVGFPSDNFADQEFHDNVEIKSFCEKNYGVTFPLTTMVNVKGAKITPVFDYLTHKSKNGVLDAVVSWNFNKFLISPDGKLLEHFDSKVVPESDQITHYFK; from the coding sequence ATGAAAAAAATACTTTTTATCGGGATGATGCTTATTACCATTGTAAGTCTTTCATCATTTATTAAATCAGGAGATTCTACAGGTTCAAAACCTCCGAAGTCGATCTACGATTTTAAAGTGGAATCTATTGACGGGAAGCAAATCGACTTTTCAAAGTACAAAGGCAAATATATTCTTATTGTGAATACTGCTTCCAAATGTGGGTATACCCCTCAGTACAAAGGGCTGGAGCAGCTGTATAAAGAGTACGGTGATAAGCTTGTTATTGTTGGTTTTCCATCTGATAATTTTGCAGATCAGGAATTTCATGACAATGTGGAAATCAAATCTTTTTGCGAGAAAAATTATGGGGTGACATTTCCGCTTACTACTATGGTTAATGTAAAAGGAGCAAAAATCACTCCGGTATTTGACTATCTTACCCACAAATCTAAAAATGGAGTTTTAGATGCTGTTGTAAGCTGGAATTTTAATAAATTTCTGATCAGTCCGGATGGGAAATTACTGGAACATTTTGATTCCAAGGTGGTTCCTGAAAGTGATCAGATTACTCATTACTTCAAATAG
- a CDS encoding DUF5690 family protein, producing MKTKHLKNNTLNVTLKAAIAAFGVYFSMYAFRKPFTAASFSNLEYFGFDYKILIIIAQAVGYFISKFIGIKFISELKPEKRILFLFSFIGVAELALLGFAMVPAPYNIICMFINGIPLGMIWGIVFSYIEGRKTTEIIGLFLCSSFVVSSGVVKSAGKFLMDHFSISEFWMPFTTGLIFIIPMIIFAVMLNKTPAPTEEDKALKKERIPLSKEERKALIRKFFIPLISITVLYISLTVLRDFRDNFSREIWDEMSGNTNSAVFTLTEVPISIMVLLILGFMVKVKNNLKAFAYYHYILFGGIISVALSTYFFQNGIISPFLWMTVSGFGMYLCYIPFNGIYFDRMIAAFKIKGNVGFFIYFVDAFGYLGSVSVLFLKNLSSAGQSWLQFYIHLNYIIAGTVLLFAVIALLAFQRKSKIKSKEDDNSPIMSFDPF from the coding sequence ATGAAAACCAAGCACTTAAAAAACAATACCCTGAATGTAACTCTGAAAGCGGCCATCGCAGCTTTCGGGGTCTACTTCTCCATGTATGCTTTCAGGAAGCCCTTTACTGCAGCTTCATTCAGTAATCTTGAATATTTCGGTTTTGACTATAAAATCTTAATCATTATTGCTCAGGCGGTTGGATATTTCATTTCTAAATTTATCGGAATTAAGTTTATCTCAGAATTAAAACCTGAAAAAAGGATCCTGTTCCTCTTTAGCTTTATAGGAGTTGCAGAATTAGCATTACTTGGATTTGCTATGGTTCCCGCTCCTTATAATATCATCTGCATGTTCATCAATGGTATTCCATTGGGAATGATCTGGGGGATTGTATTTTCTTATATTGAAGGAAGAAAAACTACGGAAATCATTGGTTTATTCCTTTGTTCAAGCTTCGTGGTTTCATCGGGAGTAGTAAAATCAGCAGGTAAATTTTTGATGGACCATTTCAGTATTTCAGAATTCTGGATGCCTTTTACAACAGGGTTAATCTTCATCATTCCAATGATTATTTTTGCTGTTATGCTGAATAAAACCCCTGCTCCTACAGAAGAAGACAAAGCTTTAAAGAAGGAAAGAATACCTTTAAGCAAAGAGGAAAGAAAAGCGTTGATTAGAAAGTTCTTTATCCCTTTAATCAGCATCACTGTTTTGTACATCAGCCTTACGGTTTTAAGAGATTTCAGGGACAATTTCAGCAGGGAAATATGGGATGAGATGAGCGGAAATACCAACAGTGCTGTTTTCACTCTTACAGAAGTTCCAATCTCTATCATGGTTCTGCTTATTCTCGGGTTTATGGTCAAAGTTAAAAATAATCTGAAGGCCTTTGCTTATTACCATTACATTCTTTTTGGCGGAATCATTTCTGTAGCATTATCCACCTATTTCTTTCAAAACGGAATTATCTCTCCTTTTCTGTGGATGACTGTTTCCGGCTTTGGAATGTACCTTTGCTACATCCCTTTCAACGGAATTTATTTCGACAGGATGATTGCAGCCTTTAAAATCAAAGGAAATGTAGGTTTTTTCATTTATTTCGTTGATGCATTCGGATATCTGGGCAGTGTTTCTGTTCTGTTTCTGAAAAATTTAAGTTCTGCGGGCCAGTCTTGGCTTCAGTTTTATATCCATCTCAATTATATCATTGCCGGAACCGTACTGTTGTTTGCTGTGATTGCACTTCTGGCTTTTCAGAGAAAATCAAAAATAAAATCAAAGGAAGACGACAATTCTCCCATTATGAGTTTCGATCCTTTTTAA
- a CDS encoding ATP-binding protein, whose protein sequence is MPQVDCHDEQIHLCGKIQYFGYLFVFENNVCIAASKNSIEITERSIEQIIGLTIDQLLNLMTPDKRWNFSEIDVNISIPNNRFTEHIRIGVQEYYISIYQYSKKQFLEIEICSDYIAKSNNLNNYARALEHCNDRWHMLTELIKEITGFDRVMVYRFLEDNSGQVIAESKNEELPSFLSYRYPEFDVPIQARELYTRFPSRNVADIDGKLFEILGISADQLDLSHCGLRAFSPMHLQYLRNAHARASASFSIMIEGKLWGLVTCQHTLPKHVDLGQRNLCTFLTQYAVNYHLLEHQKELIDAYKVMGAVERDLKAELLVQHDFHGVLEQFAPKIMEIVAADGIVLIYDGGLSCIGETPGQKEIELIDDFLLDKDDEILFSTNKFIYSQPDGRDGLYFPGVIRINILPGNKWFLYLFRKESIVEEIWAGKPEKLIVTNENSGISYPGPRTSFAKWKEMTKGSAINWKIIELAFLEKIVNITQQAIGQRGGEIFNLNRELIRSNNALDTFGYTLTHDLKNPLAMIKLSAQMILSREEDKSSMFYKLATNILDSSHLMAEMMDKVYDLSQSNYIHFELELINPQSEILDILKNSKKLYNSKNLIFSLDDTIAIPGERTLLYQMFLNLIGNAVKYSSKKEEPMVEVKSYRKGLSVIYEVRDNGIGIDLNNGTNIFDIFNRMPNTAEFEGAGIGLSIVKRIADRLGAKVSVESEINVGTSFQVEFINVPL, encoded by the coding sequence ATGCCTCAGGTTGACTGTCATGACGAGCAAATACATCTTTGCGGAAAAATCCAGTATTTTGGTTATCTTTTTGTTTTTGAAAATAATGTCTGCATTGCAGCCAGTAAGAACTCTATTGAAATTACAGAACGTTCCATTGAACAAATAATTGGACTTACAATAGACCAGCTCTTGAATTTGATGACCCCTGATAAGAGATGGAACTTCAGTGAAATTGACGTGAATATATCGATTCCGAATAACAGGTTTACAGAACATATCCGAATTGGTGTTCAGGAATATTATATAAGTATATATCAGTACAGTAAGAAACAATTTCTTGAAATAGAAATATGCAGTGATTATATTGCAAAATCGAACAACCTGAATAATTATGCCCGGGCACTTGAACACTGCAATGACCGTTGGCATATGCTTACCGAGCTGATCAAAGAAATAACAGGTTTTGACCGTGTTATGGTATACCGGTTTCTTGAGGATAATAGCGGGCAGGTGATTGCAGAGTCAAAAAATGAAGAATTACCTTCCTTTTTGTCATATAGGTATCCTGAGTTTGATGTCCCCATACAGGCACGTGAACTTTACACAAGGTTCCCTTCCCGAAATGTAGCGGACATTGATGGGAAACTGTTTGAGATCCTTGGTATTTCAGCTGATCAACTGGATCTGAGTCATTGCGGACTCAGGGCTTTTTCGCCTATGCATCTGCAGTATCTCAGGAACGCTCATGCGCGTGCCAGCGCCAGTTTTTCGATAATGATTGAGGGAAAGCTCTGGGGACTGGTAACCTGCCAGCATACTCTGCCTAAACATGTTGACCTTGGACAGAGAAATCTATGTACTTTTTTAACACAGTATGCCGTTAACTATCATCTTCTGGAACATCAGAAAGAATTGATTGATGCTTACAAAGTAATGGGAGCTGTAGAAAGAGACCTGAAGGCGGAGCTTTTAGTGCAGCATGATTTTCATGGCGTTCTGGAACAGTTTGCTCCCAAAATAATGGAGATTGTTGCTGCGGATGGAATAGTATTAATCTATGACGGAGGACTGAGCTGCATAGGAGAAACTCCGGGGCAGAAAGAAATAGAACTAATAGACGATTTTCTTTTAGATAAGGATGATGAAATCCTGTTTTCTACAAACAAGTTTATATACTCTCAACCGGATGGCAGGGATGGTCTTTATTTTCCTGGTGTAATCCGCATTAATATTCTCCCGGGAAATAAATGGTTTCTCTATCTTTTCCGAAAAGAAAGTATTGTTGAGGAAATATGGGCCGGAAAGCCTGAAAAGCTCATTGTAACAAATGAAAACAGCGGGATTTCTTATCCGGGCCCGCGCACCTCTTTTGCGAAATGGAAAGAGATGACCAAGGGTAGCGCCATCAATTGGAAAATAATCGAATTGGCATTTCTTGAAAAAATAGTGAATATTACCCAGCAGGCGATTGGGCAAAGAGGTGGCGAAATTTTCAATTTGAACAGGGAACTTATCCGTTCAAATAATGCGCTGGATACCTTTGGATATACATTGACTCATGATCTTAAAAATCCACTGGCAATGATTAAGTTGTCTGCTCAGATGATACTAAGCCGTGAGGAAGACAAAAGCAGCATGTTTTACAAGCTGGCGACCAATATTCTGGATTCGTCCCATCTCATGGCGGAAATGATGGATAAGGTTTACGACCTCTCCCAGTCAAATTATATTCATTTTGAGCTAGAGCTGATCAATCCGCAGAGTGAAATACTTGATATTCTTAAAAATTCCAAGAAACTATATAACAGCAAAAACCTTATTTTCAGCTTGGACGACACTATAGCAATTCCCGGGGAAAGAACACTGCTTTATCAGATGTTTTTAAATCTTATTGGAAATGCAGTCAAATACAGCTCCAAAAAAGAAGAACCAATGGTAGAGGTAAAGAGCTACAGGAAAGGTTTATCTGTGATCTATGAAGTCCGCGACAATGGTATTGGTATTGACCTGAATAATGGGACCAATATTTTTGATATTTTCAACAGAATGCCCAATACTGCAGAATTTGAAGGTGCAGGCATTGGCCTTTCCATTGTAAAAAGGATAGCTGACCGTTTAGGAGCTAAAGTTTCTGTAGAAAGTGAAATCAATGTCGGTACAAGTTTCCAGGTTGAATTTATCAATGTTCCTCTTTAA
- a CDS encoding cytochrome P460 family protein: MKNLIVYMIVSAFMMSCSSKKEYEPVNQNASLPEHFDFNAMNLHVVTSSINHKKQTMMTLYGNTSAMDDLKGNATKNENKEKILALVTWSQKDDPDWFGAKIPDHLLSVEVIRSTGTFSGNSGIQYQRYEGKELKKVTGESAERIKIILQMKPSVMP, encoded by the coding sequence ATGAAGAATCTAATTGTTTATATGATCGTCTCTGCGTTTATGATGAGCTGCAGTTCTAAAAAAGAATATGAACCGGTTAATCAAAATGCTTCCCTTCCTGAACATTTTGATTTTAATGCCATGAATCTGCATGTGGTGACTTCTTCCATTAATCATAAAAAACAGACAATGATGACTCTGTATGGTAATACTTCAGCAATGGATGATCTGAAGGGTAATGCCACAAAGAATGAAAATAAAGAAAAAATACTTGCACTGGTTACCTGGTCACAAAAAGATGATCCTGATTGGTTTGGAGCAAAAATTCCTGATCATCTGCTATCGGTAGAGGTGATCAGAAGCACAGGAACATTTTCAGGTAATTCGGGAATCCAATATCAGAGATACGAAGGGAAAGAACTTAAAAAAGTAACAGGAGAGAGTGCAGAAAGAATCAAAATAATTCTTCAAATGAAGCCTTCTGTAATGCCCTGA
- a CDS encoding heme-binding domain-containing protein: MDRFFKKIKTKNILAFVLVAFIGIQFYRPEITHKPVTGDIHVPADVRAILQRSCFDCHSNQTDLKWFDQIAPAYWLVADHIKKGKEGLNFSEWDKLAPPAQNAKLWEAFNQINLGVMPLKSYELLHPQAKLSEKDITVLKRYVSSLAPKQKPDTAKIAAYHKQSLQLNAMTNEKASNASLPVALNGISYIPDYKNWKPISSTERFDNGTMRIIFGNDIAVKAAKEHKTNPWPHGTILAKVAWDQIIDSEGNVTTGAFKQIEYMIKDSKRFASTKGWGWARFVSPKLEPYGKTAEFSNECINCHRPMKDNDFVFTSPINH, from the coding sequence ATGGATCGTTTTTTTAAAAAGATAAAAACAAAAAATATTCTGGCCTTCGTTCTAGTTGCTTTTATAGGCATTCAGTTTTACAGACCTGAAATTACGCATAAGCCTGTTACCGGAGATATACATGTCCCCGCTGATGTAAGGGCAATATTGCAGCGTTCGTGTTTTGATTGTCATTCCAACCAGACAGATCTGAAATGGTTTGATCAGATCGCTCCTGCTTACTGGCTGGTAGCAGACCATATTAAAAAAGGAAAAGAAGGACTGAACTTTTCTGAGTGGGATAAGTTAGCCCCTCCGGCGCAAAATGCAAAATTATGGGAAGCTTTCAACCAGATCAATCTGGGAGTTATGCCTTTGAAAAGTTATGAATTATTACATCCCCAGGCTAAATTATCTGAAAAAGACATTACTGTACTGAAAAGATATGTGAGCTCGCTTGCTCCTAAACAAAAGCCGGATACCGCAAAAATTGCCGCTTATCACAAGCAGTCTCTGCAATTGAATGCTATGACCAATGAAAAGGCATCCAACGCTTCACTGCCTGTTGCATTGAATGGAATCAGCTATATTCCTGATTATAAAAACTGGAAGCCCATCAGCTCTACTGAGAGGTTCGACAATGGAACAATGAGGATCATATTCGGGAATGACATTGCTGTAAAAGCCGCAAAAGAACATAAAACAAATCCGTGGCCGCATGGAACCATACTGGCTAAGGTGGCATGGGATCAGATCATAGACAGCGAAGGGAATGTAACCACAGGAGCCTTTAAACAGATAGAATATATGATTAAGGACAGCAAGAGGTTTGCTTCCACAAAAGGATGGGGATGGGCGAGATTTGTATCTCCCAAACTTGAACCATACGGAAAAACTGCAGAATTTTCAAATGAATGTATCAACTGCCACCGTCCTATGAAAGACAATGATTTTGTATTTACATCTCCTATTAACCATTAA
- a CDS encoding NAD(P)-dependent alcohol dehydrogenase — protein sequence MKAVRFFGHKDVRVVNDMEKPTPKGDEVLLKIGGAGVCHSDLHIIDEGTVGGSVFTLGHENAGWIEETGPDVKDYKKGDAVLVYGPWGCGHCKPCQQSKENYCDHQSEMAYGGGLGLDGGMADYMLVPSSRLLVPIYDLDPVVAAPLTDAALTPYSAIKRSIAKLTPDEYVVVIGVGGLGHVALQILREISASTIIACDVTDEKLAFAKELGAAFTINSKDEDAAEQIQKITGIKKAKVVIDFVGATSTIELGTKVVSLDGDLTIVGLGGGHYQYTMSGLPFGVSMTNPYWGSRVELMEVVGLARQKKIHIEIEKYKLDQANEVYDRMRNGKIKGRAVLIP from the coding sequence ATGAAAGCAGTACGTTTTTTCGGACACAAAGATGTCCGTGTTGTTAATGATATGGAAAAGCCAACCCCAAAAGGAGATGAAGTTTTGTTAAAAATTGGAGGTGCCGGAGTATGTCATTCCGACCTTCACATTATTGATGAAGGAACAGTAGGAGGTTCAGTATTCACTTTGGGGCATGAAAATGCAGGCTGGATAGAAGAAACAGGACCTGACGTAAAAGACTATAAAAAAGGGGACGCTGTTTTGGTATATGGACCATGGGGATGCGGACATTGCAAGCCTTGTCAGCAGTCTAAAGAAAACTATTGTGATCATCAATCTGAAATGGCGTATGGAGGCGGATTGGGACTGGACGGAGGTATGGCAGACTATATGCTTGTACCGTCTTCACGCTTACTGGTTCCTATTTATGACCTGGATCCTGTGGTAGCAGCCCCACTTACTGATGCTGCATTAACTCCTTATTCCGCTATTAAAAGATCAATTGCTAAATTGACACCCGATGAGTATGTAGTTGTTATAGGCGTTGGAGGACTGGGACATGTAGCATTGCAAATTCTTAGAGAAATAAGCGCCAGCACCATCATAGCGTGTGATGTTACTGATGAAAAGCTTGCTTTTGCAAAAGAGCTGGGAGCCGCATTCACCATCAATTCTAAGGATGAAGATGCTGCAGAACAGATTCAGAAAATCACAGGCATTAAAAAAGCCAAAGTTGTTATTGATTTTGTAGGAGCTACCTCAACAATTGAACTGGGAACCAAAGTAGTAAGTTTAGATGGAGATCTTACAATAGTTGGGCTTGGCGGCGGCCATTACCAGTACACGATGTCCGGCCTTCCGTTTGGAGTAAGCATGACAAACCCTTACTGGGGCTCCAGAGTAGAACTTATGGAAGTTGTAGGATTGGCAAGACAGAAAAAGATCCATATCGAAATTGAAAAATATAAACTGGACCAGGCCAATGAAGTCTATGACCGAATGAGAAATGGTAAAATAAAAGGACGGGCAGTGCTTATTCCTTAG